A genome region from Desulfurispora thermophila DSM 16022 includes the following:
- a CDS encoding S-layer homology domain-containing protein, protein MRQTKLLLVLLLAVLWLTAGLAAPPAGAAPGEQKNVDIMSEEQAIQIVREKFPGWDWSTAQFNTYLDQQISGRAYWNIDASWQKAGRPWASQHCHFRLDAASGQVVSFYLQPASTGGPAGPVSRQQALALAEKELKRLLPDRISQLQLQEKEAVYLPPGRWPERQLNTSYLFRWVRVVDGVPLETDYVNISIDALSGRVQSMDSDWHSDLKLPAPVPRLSERDAREKMAAKLELAYFMFYPAATDEKNTVPRLVYNLTGLGPQFLDAGSGAFLGWQGQELSLGEKEEWPAGSGEYRPPARNLTPAQGLELAQQIFAALGYQGKVQRTGVSKERDYDWQQDYPVWEYVLYDEQNVSEQRGDLRLRPDTGRVINLYINPGDTAGKGDGAALDRTAAVTAVRQFLDRAFPGLSGSLVLLPEYPAFIPPDVPEREVRLARLVNGIPFYQDFVEVAVNRQGQVVRFYMRWSELDFPSVPAEKLLAPEKARQLWQDTADVQLQYQVFEPFPGKETAGEQKAGLIYALQRSGLVDALTGELLDFDGRPFRKQEEASSYDWQNSPQAAYLELLAQSGLLPAPEQFKLDEPLTRQQGLELVLACYPYYYPEKTSAGAYFKDVPAGHPAFKAAQQAVEQGILEKGGLLRPDAPLDRQKLALWLAAAAGYQEVAELPVQILTGQALGDVQELPLKIRNCLALVVASGLLPADEGKFYPDRAVTWEEIAPALVKLLRIVRVKAYW, encoded by the coding sequence ATGCGTCAAACCAAACTGCTGTTGGTGCTGCTGCTGGCCGTGCTGTGGCTGACGGCCGGGCTGGCGGCCCCGCCGGCCGGCGCAGCGCCGGGGGAACAAAAAAACGTTGACATTATGAGTGAAGAACAGGCCATCCAGATTGTCAGGGAAAAATTTCCCGGCTGGGACTGGTCAACTGCTCAGTTCAATACTTATCTGGACCAGCAGATTTCCGGCCGCGCTTACTGGAACATTGATGCCAGCTGGCAGAAGGCGGGCCGCCCCTGGGCGTCACAGCACTGTCACTTCCGGCTGGATGCGGCCAGTGGCCAGGTGGTGTCCTTTTACCTGCAACCCGCCAGCACAGGGGGGCCGGCCGGGCCGGTGAGCCGCCAGCAAGCGCTGGCTCTGGCGGAAAAGGAACTGAAGCGTCTGTTGCCGGACAGAATAAGCCAACTGCAGTTGCAGGAAAAGGAAGCGGTTTATCTACCGCCCGGCAGATGGCCGGAGCGGCAGCTGAACACTTCTTATCTTTTCCGCTGGGTGCGGGTGGTGGATGGTGTGCCGCTGGAAACCGACTATGTGAACATCAGCATTGACGCCTTAAGCGGGCGGGTGCAGAGCATGGACAGCGACTGGCACAGCGATCTGAAGCTGCCGGCGCCTGTGCCGCGGCTCAGCGAGCGGGATGCGCGGGAGAAAATGGCCGCTAAACTGGAGCTGGCCTATTTTATGTTTTACCCTGCGGCGACAGATGAGAAAAACACCGTGCCCCGGCTGGTGTACAACCTGACCGGGCTGGGCCCGCAGTTTCTGGACGCCGGCAGCGGCGCTTTCCTGGGCTGGCAGGGGCAGGAGTTGTCCCTGGGAGAAAAGGAAGAATGGCCGGCCGGCAGTGGCGAATACCGTCCCCCCGCCCGGAATCTCACTCCGGCGCAGGGACTGGAACTGGCCCAACAAATTTTTGCTGCTCTGGGCTATCAGGGAAAAGTGCAGCGCACTGGCGTGAGCAAGGAACGCGATTATGACTGGCAGCAGGATTACCCGGTCTGGGAATATGTTTTGTATGACGAGCAAAATGTGTCCGAACAAAGGGGCGATTTGCGCCTGCGGCCGGATACCGGGCGGGTGATCAATCTGTATATAAACCCCGGAGACACGGCCGGAAAAGGTGACGGAGCGGCGCTGGATCGCACTGCCGCTGTTACTGCCGTGCGCCAGTTTCTGGACAGGGCCTTTCCGGGCTTAAGCGGCAGCCTGGTGCTTTTGCCCGAATATCCTGCCTTTATCCCCCCCGATGTACCCGAGCGCGAGGTGCGTCTGGCCCGGCTGGTCAACGGCATTCCCTTCTACCAGGATTTTGTGGAGGTGGCGGTAAACCGCCAGGGGCAGGTAGTACGCTTCTACATGCGCTGGAGTGAGCTGGATTTCCCGTCCGTGCCGGCGGAAAAGTTACTGGCGCCGGAGAAGGCCCGCCAGCTCTGGCAGGATACGGCGGATGTGCAGCTGCAGTATCAGGTTTTTGAACCATTTCCCGGTAAGGAAACAGCAGGTGAACAAAAGGCCGGACTGATTTATGCCCTGCAGCGCAGTGGACTGGTGGATGCCCTGACCGGTGAGCTGCTGGATTTTGACGGCAGGCCTTTCCGGAAACAGGAGGAAGCCAGCTCATATGACTGGCAGAACAGCCCGCAGGCCGCCTACCTGGAACTGCTGGCCCAGAGCGGCCTTTTACCGGCACCGGAGCAGTTTAAACTGGACGAGCCACTTACCCGCCAGCAGGGGCTGGAACTGGTGCTGGCCTGTTATCCTTACTATTATCCGGAAAAAACATCTGCCGGGGCCTATTTTAAAGATGTACCGGCCGGGCACCCGGCCTTTAAAGCCGCCCAGCAGGCGGTAGAACAGGGTATACTGGAAAAGGGTGGGCTTTTGCGCCCCGATGCACCACTGGACCGGCAGAAGCTGGCCCTGTGGCTGGCCGCCGCGGCGGGCTATCAGGAAGTGGCCGAATTGCCCGTGCAGATTCTAACCGGCCAGGCTCTGGGCGATGTTCAGGAGCTGCCGCTCAAGATCCGCAACTGCCTGGCTCTGGTGGTGGCCAGCGGTCTGCTGCCAGCCGATGAGGGCAAGTTTTATCCCGACCGGGCGGTAACCTGGGAGGAAATCGCCCCGGCTTTGGTGAAGCTGTTGCGGATAGTGCGAGTAAAGGCATACTGGTGA
- a CDS encoding 3-hydroxyacyl-CoA dehydrogenase family protein, which yields MIALPVPGVNNICVVGAGNMGHQIALCFAIAGYKVKCTDVNPEILQKAEKFADTYLPERVAKGKMSEEQAKAARANISFTGDLKEAAHDADVVVEAILEKLDLKLKVFAQLDEICPPHTILATNSSFIVSSKIAPATKRPEKVCNMHFFNPALVMKLVEVVKGPHTAEETARTIYDLAADIGKVPVLLQKEIYGFLVNRIVAAINHEALYIYDMGVASYEDIDKAVVYALGHPMGPFRLMDLTGIDLAYYIGMERYQQTGDPAHKPSPIVVEKFVKKEWGQKTGKGFYDYSKK from the coding sequence ATGATCGCATTGCCAGTGCCGGGAGTGAACAACATCTGCGTGGTGGGGGCCGGCAACATGGGGCACCAGATCGCCCTGTGCTTTGCCATTGCCGGCTACAAGGTCAAATGCACCGACGTTAACCCCGAAATACTGCAAAAAGCCGAGAAGTTCGCCGACACCTACCTGCCCGAACGGGTGGCCAAGGGCAAAATGAGCGAGGAGCAGGCCAAAGCGGCCCGGGCCAACATTTCTTTCACCGGTGATTTAAAAGAAGCGGCTCATGATGCCGATGTAGTGGTGGAGGCCATCCTGGAAAAGCTGGATTTAAAGCTCAAGGTATTCGCCCAGCTGGATGAAATCTGCCCGCCCCATACCATTCTGGCCACCAACAGCTCCTTCATTGTCAGTTCCAAAATCGCTCCGGCCACCAAACGGCCGGAAAAGGTGTGCAACATGCACTTCTTCAATCCGGCCCTGGTGATGAAGCTGGTGGAAGTGGTGAAGGGGCCGCACACGGCCGAGGAGACTGCCCGCACCATTTACGACCTGGCCGCGGACATCGGCAAAGTACCTGTATTGCTGCAAAAGGAGATCTACGGCTTTCTGGTCAACCGCATTGTGGCGGCCATCAACCATGAGGCGCTGTATATCTACGACATGGGTGTGGCCTCCTACGAGGATATTGACAAGGCTGTGGTTTATGCCCTGGGTCACCCCATGGGTCCCTTCCGCCTGATGGACCTGACGGGCATCGACCTGGCCTACTACATCGGCATGGAGCGCTACCAGCAAACCGGCGACCCGGCCCACAAGCCCTCGCCCATTGTGGTGGAGAAGTTTGTCAAGAAAGAGTGGGGCCAGAAGACGGGCAAGGGCTTCTACGATTACAGCAAGAAGTAG
- a CDS encoding acyl-CoA dehydrogenase — translation MSTFYYSNRDHKFIAKEWLNTEKILGFDAFKEVYSMEDIDMILDQGLKVAREVIAPSNKDGDQIGARLENGKVSVPPSFHKVYQFLQENGYGNSQFDPEEEGKLPSLLHYFLEEFFNAANPAFHPYIGLAGGASNLIYTFGREEDKQKFLPKMYSGEWAGTMCLTEPCCGSDVGDITTRAYPTADPRIYKIKGTKCFITAGDHDLTENIIHLLLARCEGAAPGTKGISLFIVPKIWVNEDGSLGEPNDVQTVAIEHKMGIKGSATAMLSFGEEGNCRGILLGNPPDASGKGEGMAQMFVMMNGARIGTGLTALAIAQAAYNCALQYAKERIQGRHITNPKGDRVFIIQHADVRRMLLWQKSIIEACRAMIAKNSYYMDLARYSPDEAERKMALRRIEVNTPLIKAYPSDMVWQITAEAIQVHGGYGFTEEYPVAQYARDCKILSIWEGTNFIQSLDLVGRKWMLDGGKVFAEWLQEVAASIDSIKGVAALAREYEIISQALAAYREIQATIAASFMQKIEIVPLYSTRILHATAMLWGGSLLLEQAAVALRRIAELGEGHFEYPFYQGKVQAARFYVRNIVPEINKIAAVIKDGDTSALEIMEEGL, via the coding sequence ATGTCCACCTTTTATTACTCCAACCGCGACCACAAGTTCATTGCCAAAGAGTGGCTGAACACGGAAAAGATACTGGGTTTTGACGCTTTCAAAGAAGTCTACAGCATGGAAGACATCGACATGATCCTGGACCAGGGCCTGAAAGTGGCCCGGGAAGTCATCGCGCCCTCCAACAAAGACGGTGATCAGATTGGCGCCCGGCTGGAAAACGGCAAGGTTTCCGTACCGCCCTCCTTCCACAAGGTATACCAGTTCCTGCAGGAAAACGGCTACGGCAACTCCCAGTTCGACCCGGAAGAAGAAGGCAAACTGCCCAGTTTGCTGCACTACTTCCTGGAGGAGTTCTTCAACGCGGCCAACCCGGCTTTCCACCCCTACATCGGCCTGGCCGGCGGCGCTTCCAACCTGATTTACACCTTCGGCCGGGAGGAAGATAAGCAGAAGTTCCTGCCCAAAATGTACAGCGGCGAGTGGGCCGGCACCATGTGCCTGACCGAGCCCTGCTGCGGTTCCGACGTGGGCGACATCACCACCCGGGCCTATCCCACCGCAGACCCGCGCATTTACAAGATCAAGGGCACCAAGTGCTTCATCACGGCCGGCGACCACGACCTGACCGAAAACATCATCCACCTGCTGCTGGCCCGCTGCGAAGGCGCGGCCCCCGGCACCAAAGGCATTTCCCTTTTCATCGTGCCCAAGATCTGGGTCAATGAGGACGGCAGTCTGGGGGAACCCAACGATGTGCAGACGGTGGCCATTGAGCACAAAATGGGTATCAAGGGCTCGGCCACGGCCATGCTCAGTTTCGGCGAAGAGGGCAACTGCCGGGGCATCCTGCTGGGCAACCCGCCCGACGCCAGCGGCAAAGGGGAAGGCATGGCCCAGATGTTTGTGATGATGAACGGCGCCCGCATCGGTACCGGCCTCACCGCCCTGGCCATTGCCCAGGCCGCCTACAACTGCGCCCTGCAGTACGCCAAAGAGCGCATCCAGGGCCGGCACATCACCAACCCCAAAGGCGACCGGGTATTCATCATTCAGCACGCCGACGTGCGGCGCATGCTGCTCTGGCAAAAGTCCATCATCGAGGCCTGCCGGGCCATGATTGCCAAGAACAGCTATTATATGGACCTGGCCCGCTACAGCCCCGACGAGGCGGAAAGAAAGATGGCCCTGCGGCGCATTGAGGTGAACACACCGCTGATCAAGGCCTACCCCTCGGACATGGTCTGGCAAATTACCGCCGAGGCCATCCAGGTGCACGGCGGGTACGGCTTTACCGAGGAATACCCGGTGGCCCAGTACGCCCGCGACTGCAAGATTCTGTCCATCTGGGAGGGAACCAACTTCATCCAGTCCCTGGACCTGGTGGGCCGCAAGTGGATGCTGGACGGCGGCAAGGTCTTTGCCGAGTGGCTGCAGGAAGTGGCCGCCTCCATCGACAGCATCAAGGGCGTGGCAGCGCTCGCCCGCGAGTATGAAATCATCAGTCAGGCCCTGGCCGCCTACCGGGAGATTCAGGCCACCATCGCCGCCAGCTTTATGCAGAAAATAGAGATTGTGCCCCTGTATTCCACCCGCATCCTGCACGCCACGGCCATGCTCTGGGGCGGCTCGCTGCTGCTGGAGCAGGCGGCCGTAGCCCTGCGCCGCATTGCCGAACTGGGCGAAGGCCACTTCGAATACCCCTTCTACCAGGGCAAAGTGCAGGCGGCCCGCTTCTATGTGCGCAACATCGTGCCCGAAATAAACAAAATTGCCGCGGTCATCAAGGACGGTGACACTTCGGCGCTGGAGATCATGGAAGAGGGGCTTTAA
- a CDS encoding enoyl-CoA hydratase-related protein, translated as MLLKVAYCGGCNPEIDREKLVKDLARQLGWPVVPARANSPRAAVTLLVNGCTRSCLPAKSAAPTIIVAGNTVDGWPVPQEEMLEILQKHVYQKITGGMLMSYTKLIVEKTDNYLVATINNPPANALGQAVLGDLNNLLDECLEDPGVRAIVLTGAGEKLFSGGADIKEFSTYHSGGKPKINGHDVFLKIERYPKPVIAALQGSAYGGGCELALACHLRYMSEKAVIALPEVKLGIIPGWGGTQRLPRLIGKTRALAMMLTGDPISAADAFTYGLVNKVCPADQVLNEARAMAARLAKGAPLAIREILKAVTAGLETTIEQGIKIERAGSDVVFASEDSKEGSRAFFEKRPPNFQGK; from the coding sequence GTGCTGCTCAAAGTGGCCTACTGTGGCGGCTGCAACCCGGAGATCGACCGGGAGAAGCTGGTAAAAGACCTGGCCCGGCAGCTGGGCTGGCCGGTAGTGCCGGCCAGAGCAAACAGCCCCCGGGCGGCCGTAACTCTCCTGGTCAACGGCTGCACCAGAAGCTGCCTGCCGGCAAAAAGCGCCGCACCAACCATTATAGTTGCCGGAAATACTGTGGACGGCTGGCCGGTGCCACAGGAAGAAATGCTGGAAATACTGCAAAAACATGTGTACCAAAAAATCACGGGAGGTATGCTTATGTCCTACACCAAACTTATTGTGGAAAAAACCGACAACTACCTGGTGGCCACCATCAACAACCCGCCGGCCAATGCCCTGGGCCAGGCCGTGCTGGGCGACTTAAACAACCTGCTGGACGAGTGTCTGGAAGACCCCGGCGTGCGGGCCATTGTCCTGACCGGGGCGGGCGAAAAACTCTTTTCCGGCGGGGCCGACATCAAGGAGTTCTCCACCTACCACTCCGGCGGCAAGCCCAAAATCAACGGCCATGACGTCTTCCTGAAAATTGAGCGCTATCCCAAGCCGGTCATCGCCGCTCTGCAGGGCAGCGCCTACGGTGGCGGCTGCGAACTGGCCCTGGCCTGCCACCTGCGCTATATGTCTGAAAAAGCCGTCATTGCCCTGCCCGAAGTCAAGCTGGGCATCATCCCGGGCTGGGGTGGCACCCAGCGCCTGCCGCGGCTGATTGGCAAAACCCGCGCCCTGGCCATGATGCTCACGGGTGACCCCATCAGTGCCGCGGACGCTTTTACCTACGGCCTGGTGAACAAGGTCTGCCCGGCGGACCAGGTTTTAAACGAAGCCAGAGCCATGGCCGCCCGGCTGGCCAAGGGCGCCCCGCTGGCCATCCGGGAGATTCTCAAGGCGGTTACCGCCGGCCTGGAGACCACCATTGAACAGGGTATCAAAATTGAACGCGCGGGCTCGGACGTGGTCTTCGCCAGTGAGGACTCCAAAGAGGGCTCCCGGGCTTTCTTCGAGAAGCGGCCGCCCAATTTCCAGGGTAAATAG
- a CDS encoding 4-hydroxyphenylacetate 3-hydroxylase family protein — MALKTAGEYLDSLRQLKMQVYLLGEKVDNFVDHPIIRPSINSVARTYELAHDERYSDLLTATSSLSGEIINRFTHLHQSTDDLVRKVKMQRLLGQKTASCFQRCVGLDAINAIDSVTYEMDHKLGTSYHERFRRFLKYVQENDLVVDGAMTDPKGDRSLRPSQQADPDLYLHIVRETADGIIVRGAKVHQTGAINSHEICVMPTIAMTAADSDYAVCFAIPADSPGIIYIYGRQSCDTRKLEGGEIDLGNARYGGQEALVIFNDVFVPRERVFMCREYQYAGLLVERFAAYHRQSYGGCKVGVGDVLIGAAASLAEYNGTAGASHIKDKLIEMVHLNETLFCCGLACSSQGYATPSGTYLVDLLLANVCKLNVTRFPYELTRLAEDIAGGLMVTMPSEKDLRHPEVGVYIEKYLKGVAGVPTEHRLRMLRLVENLTMGCAAVGYRTESMHGAGSPQAQRIMIARQANLEHKKKLARVIAGIEQEE, encoded by the coding sequence ATGGCTTTAAAAACAGCCGGTGAATACCTGGACAGCCTGCGCCAGCTGAAAATGCAGGTCTATCTGCTGGGTGAAAAGGTGGACAACTTTGTGGACCACCCCATCATTCGCCCGTCCATCAATTCCGTGGCCAGGACCTACGAACTGGCGCACGATGAACGTTACAGCGACCTGCTCACGGCCACCTCCAGCCTGAGCGGGGAAATCATCAACCGCTTCACCCACCTGCACCAGAGCACGGACGATCTGGTGCGCAAGGTAAAAATGCAGCGCCTGCTGGGCCAGAAGACGGCTTCCTGCTTTCAACGCTGCGTGGGTCTGGACGCCATCAACGCCATCGACAGTGTCACCTATGAAATGGACCACAAACTGGGAACCTCCTACCATGAACGTTTCCGCCGCTTTTTAAAATACGTGCAGGAAAACGACCTGGTGGTGGATGGCGCCATGACCGACCCCAAGGGCGACCGCAGCCTGCGCCCCAGCCAGCAGGCCGACCCCGACCTGTACCTGCACATTGTGCGCGAAACGGCCGACGGGATCATTGTGCGGGGGGCCAAGGTACACCAGACCGGGGCCATCAACTCCCACGAGATATGCGTCATGCCCACCATCGCCATGACTGCCGCCGACAGCGATTACGCGGTGTGTTTCGCCATCCCGGCCGATTCGCCCGGCATCATCTACATCTACGGCCGGCAGTCCTGCGACACCAGGAAACTGGAGGGCGGAGAGATTGACCTGGGCAACGCCCGTTACGGCGGCCAGGAGGCGCTGGTGATCTTTAATGACGTTTTCGTGCCCCGGGAGCGGGTTTTCATGTGCCGGGAGTACCAGTATGCCGGCCTTTTGGTGGAGCGCTTCGCCGCCTACCACCGCCAGAGCTACGGCGGCTGCAAGGTGGGGGTGGGCGACGTGCTGATTGGCGCCGCGGCCAGCCTGGCCGAGTACAACGGCACGGCCGGCGCCTCCCACATCAAGGACAAGCTGATTGAAATGGTGCACCTGAACGAGACGCTGTTCTGCTGCGGCCTGGCCTGTTCCAGCCAGGGCTATGCCACACCTTCCGGCACCTACCTGGTGGACCTGCTGCTGGCCAATGTTTGCAAACTGAACGTCACCCGTTTCCCTTATGAGCTCACCCGGTTGGCCGAGGATATCGCCGGCGGCCTGATGGTGACCATGCCCTCGGAAAAAGACCTGCGCCACCCGGAAGTAGGCGTTTACATTGAAAAATATTTAAAAGGCGTGGCCGGTGTACCCACCGAGCACCGCCTGCGCATGCTGCGTCTGGTGGAAAACCTGACCATGGGCTGCGCCGCCGTGGGCTACCGCACCGAGTCCATGCACGGTGCCGGTTCGCCCCAGGCCCAGCGGATCATGATTGCCCGCCAGGCCAACCTGGAGCACAAGAAAAAGCTGGCCCGGGTCATCGCCGGTATAGAGCAAGAGGAGTAG
- a CDS encoding HAMP domain-containing protein, with product MWKQSSIYYKINGIIMGILLLFSLSSWMLIKSTVMDLLGHQLEKRGQELGRYIAALVADDVLLDNYYNIHELINKTRSRVEDLRYILITDHNGRVIAHTFGRGLPQGLSQLRSGGLNEVIRFDSNEGFIREIMVPIENGNVGYVRVGMSEKSTRELLGRTTRRILLGIVLACSLAVLLATRLTSVIINPIYRLVKAAREIGRGQFAVRVPAGAQDEVGLLAAAFNEMAAGLQHKERENNLLLAELRRKEAMRTYLIQRLFTVQEEERRRISRELHDETSQSITSVLAYLKVLQLQVAGAEAGAVLVKVRDIVLNLLANVKKIAVELRPPLLDDHGIAVAMQKYIDSFVEQHTVSVTFTAQVGELALDSQTSLALYRILQEGLTNVARHARASAVEVLLLADRERALLVICDDGCGIAGGDWETWREKNHLGLYGMKERAELLGGWFHLCSGPGETIITVSLPPKWGDGRARANQGFAGR from the coding sequence ATGTGGAAGCAATCCAGCATTTATTACAAAATCAACGGCATAATCATGGGCATCCTGTTGCTTTTCAGCCTCAGCAGCTGGATGCTGATCAAAAGCACAGTGATGGATTTGCTGGGGCACCAGTTGGAAAAACGGGGACAGGAACTGGGAAGATATATTGCCGCCCTGGTGGCCGACGATGTTTTGCTGGACAATTACTACAACATTCATGAACTGATTAACAAGACCAGATCCCGGGTGGAAGATCTGAGATATATCTTGATTACCGACCACAACGGCCGGGTTATTGCCCACACTTTTGGTCGGGGCTTGCCGCAGGGCTTAAGTCAGCTCAGGAGTGGCGGCCTAAATGAGGTCATTCGTTTTGACAGCAACGAGGGGTTTATCCGGGAGATCATGGTCCCCATAGAAAATGGCAATGTGGGTTATGTCCGGGTGGGGATGTCGGAAAAGAGCACCCGGGAATTGCTGGGCCGGACCACCCGGCGGATCTTGCTGGGCATTGTGCTGGCCTGTTCTCTGGCCGTGCTGCTGGCTACCAGGCTGACCTCGGTAATCATTAACCCCATTTACCGCCTGGTCAAAGCAGCCCGGGAAATTGGCCGGGGGCAGTTTGCGGTGCGCGTTCCGGCCGGTGCTCAGGACGAAGTGGGACTTCTGGCGGCGGCGTTTAACGAGATGGCGGCCGGTCTGCAGCATAAAGAAAGGGAAAACAATCTATTGTTGGCCGAACTCAGGCGCAAAGAGGCCATGCGCACCTACTTAATCCAGAGGCTTTTTACTGTACAGGAGGAGGAAAGGCGGCGCATATCCCGGGAATTGCATGATGAAACCAGCCAGTCCATCACTTCAGTGTTGGCTTATCTGAAAGTCCTGCAGTTGCAAGTCGCCGGGGCAGAGGCCGGTGCGGTGTTGGTAAAGGTCCGGGATATTGTGCTCAATCTGCTGGCCAACGTCAAAAAAATTGCCGTGGAACTGCGTCCGCCGTTGCTGGATGACCACGGCATAGCAGTGGCCATGCAGAAATACATTGATAGCTTTGTCGAGCAGCACACCGTATCGGTGACTTTTACTGCCCAGGTGGGTGAGCTGGCACTGGACAGCCAGACCTCTTTGGCTCTGTACCGGATATTGCAGGAAGGGCTGACCAATGTGGCCCGCCATGCCCGGGCTTCTGCAGTGGAAGTATTATTGCTGGCAGATCGGGAACGGGCTCTGCTGGTTATATGCGACGACGGTTGTGGAATTGCCGGAGGGGATTGGGAGACCTGGCGGGAAAAAAATCATCTGGGGCTCTACGGGATGAAGGAACGGGCGGAATTGCTGGGCGGCTGGTTTCACCTTTGCTCCGGGCCGGGGGAAACCATCATTACAGTTAGTTTACCGCCGAAGTGGGGTGATGGACGTGCCCGGGCCAATCAGGGTTTTGCTGGCCGATGA
- a CDS encoding response regulator transcription factor, with protein MDVPGPIRVLLADDHPVLRAGVKYLLQSDPQFVVVAEAADGEAVLRLLEQEAVDVLVIDLAMPGMGGLQCIKEIKARGLPVKIVVFSMYGDEQYIKEALRAGALAYVEKEAVDKELLAAVRAASRGRFYLNQGRMQNLLGALLLDKEQVDPRDPYQVLSAREREVLRLIARGYSLTEIGELLSLSVKTVETYKSRIMQKLGFCKKSQLIAYALEQGVLGAREL; from the coding sequence ATGGACGTGCCCGGGCCAATCAGGGTTTTGCTGGCCGATGACCATCCGGTTTTGCGGGCCGGAGTGAAATATTTGTTGCAAAGTGATCCGCAGTTTGTGGTGGTGGCCGAGGCCGCCGACGGGGAGGCGGTACTGCGCCTGCTAGAGCAGGAAGCCGTGGACGTGCTGGTGATTGATCTGGCCATGCCCGGGATGGGCGGGCTGCAGTGCATTAAAGAAATCAAGGCCCGGGGTTTGCCGGTAAAAATTGTGGTATTTTCCATGTATGGAGATGAGCAGTACATTAAAGAGGCCCTGCGGGCCGGGGCCCTGGCCTATGTGGAAAAAGAAGCGGTGGACAAGGAACTGCTGGCCGCTGTGCGGGCGGCTTCCCGGGGCCGGTTTTATTTGAATCAGGGACGAATGCAGAACCTGCTGGGGGCCCTTTTGCTGGATAAAGAACAGGTTGATCCCCGGGACCCCTACCAGGTTTTAAGCGCACGAGAAAGAGAAGTGCTCAGATTAATAGCCAGGGGGTATTCATTGACCGAAATCGGTGAACTGCTCTCCCTCAGTGTAAAGACGGTGGAAACCTATAAATCCCGCATCATGCAAAAATTGGGTTTTTGTAAAAAAAGCCAGTTGATTGCCTATGCCCTGGAGCAGGGGGTTCTGGGCGCCCGGGAGCTGTAA
- the glpT gene encoding glycerol-3-phosphate transporter has translation MGLLSIFKPAPHIAPLPPHKVDSEYARLRWQVFIGIFIGYAGYYLVRKNFSLAVPYLLKEGFTKAELGWVMSALAVAYGLSKFIMGVVSDRCNPRYFMAAGLILSALISITYGMVPWATSTVAIMYVLMFANGWVQGMGWPPCGRVMTHWYSVSERGTRVAVWNVAHNIGGGIIGPLASLGILLFTDWHSVFYFPALVALLVAVFIIMTVRDTPQSCGLPPIEVYKNEYPAEHADKDMERELSAKEILLKYVLNNKFLWYIALANVFVYLVRYGVLDWAPTYLTEVKDFSHNSSRWAYFLYEYAGIPGTILCGWLSDKVFRGRRAPAGIIFMIGVAVAVLVYWFNPPGNPLIDNLALVTIGFLIYGPVMLIGLHALDLAPKKAAGTAAGFTGLFGYMGGTVMANAAIGKVVDVFGWDGGFVMLVASCVLAIFFMALTWSHGAKVKTGTV, from the coding sequence ATGGGGCTTTTGAGCATCTTCAAGCCCGCTCCCCACATTGCGCCTTTGCCACCGCACAAGGTGGACAGTGAGTATGCCCGTCTGCGCTGGCAGGTGTTTATTGGTATATTTATCGGTTATGCCGGTTATTATCTGGTGCGGAAAAACTTTTCGCTGGCCGTGCCCTACCTGCTCAAGGAGGGCTTTACCAAAGCCGAACTGGGCTGGGTGATGTCGGCGCTGGCGGTGGCCTATGGTTTGAGCAAATTTATCATGGGCGTGGTTTCCGACCGCTGCAACCCGCGTTATTTTATGGCCGCCGGTTTAATTTTGTCCGCCCTGATCAGTATCACCTACGGTATGGTGCCCTGGGCCACATCCACGGTGGCCATCATGTACGTGCTGATGTTTGCTAACGGCTGGGTGCAGGGTATGGGCTGGCCGCCCTGTGGCCGGGTGATGACCCACTGGTATTCAGTATCGGAACGGGGCACCAGGGTGGCGGTGTGGAACGTGGCCCATAATATTGGCGGGGGGATTATTGGTCCCCTGGCCAGCCTGGGAATTCTGCTGTTCACTGATTGGCACAGCGTGTTTTACTTCCCGGCCCTGGTGGCCCTGCTGGTGGCCGTGTTCATTATTATGACCGTGCGGGATACACCCCAGTCCTGCGGTTTGCCACCCATTGAGGTTTACAAGAATGAGTATCCCGCCGAACATGCCGACAAAGACATGGAGCGGGAGCTTTCCGCCAAAGAAATTCTACTCAAATACGTCCTTAATAACAAGTTTCTCTGGTACATTGCTCTGGCCAACGTTTTTGTTTACCTGGTGCGGTACGGGGTGCTGGACTGGGCGCCCACTTACCTCACCGAAGTGAAGGATTTCAGTCACAACAGCTCCCGCTGGGCCTATTTCTTGTACGAATACGCCGGCATACCCGGCACCATCTTGTGCGGGTGGCTGAGCGACAAGGTATTCCGGGGCAGACGGGCTCCCGCCGGTATTATCTTCATGATTGGGGTGGCCGTTGCCGTGCTGGTGTACTGGTTTAACCCGCCCGGCAACCCGCTGATTGATAACCTGGCCCTGGTGACCATCGGCTTTTTGATTTACGGGCCGGTGATGCTGATTGGCTTGCACGCTCTGGATCTGGCGCCCAAAAAAGCGGCCGGTACAGCGGCCGGCTTTACCGGGCTCTTTGGGTACATGGGGGGTACGGTAATGGCCAACGCCGCCATCGGTAAAGTGGTGGATGTATTCGGCTGGGACGGCGGTTTTGTGATGCTGGTGGCTTCCTGTGTGCTGGCCATCTTCTTCATGGCTCTGACCTGGAGTCACGGGGCCAAAGTTAAAACCGGCACGGTGTAA